From Micromonospora rhizosphaerae, the proteins below share one genomic window:
- a CDS encoding DUF3043 domain-containing protein, with the protein MTSLFRRKSANLVEESVTPVTTDEAPASARPRGYTPSKKELGKVTPKRPTAGRRPGTPTTPLTKEQAREHRRAARAEAAAEFRREGGPRDRGPERLLARNVVDSRRTVGTWFFGGALIVLVGSNAAMPPIVRLISNILWGALALGVVIDSILISRKIKKLVRERFPKSDQRLGSLYLYAIMRSITFRRMRAPAPQVNIGDKI; encoded by the coding sequence GTGACCTCGCTGTTTCGCCGCAAGTCCGCCAACCTCGTCGAGGAGTCCGTCACCCCGGTGACGACCGATGAGGCGCCCGCCTCTGCCCGTCCCCGGGGCTACACACCGAGCAAGAAGGAGCTGGGCAAGGTCACGCCGAAGCGGCCGACCGCCGGCCGGCGTCCGGGCACGCCCACCACGCCGCTGACCAAGGAGCAGGCGCGGGAGCATCGCCGTGCGGCGCGCGCCGAGGCGGCGGCGGAGTTCCGTCGGGAGGGCGGCCCGCGCGACCGGGGTCCGGAGCGGCTGCTGGCCCGCAACGTGGTCGACTCCCGCCGTACGGTCGGCACCTGGTTCTTCGGCGGCGCGCTGATCGTGCTGGTCGGCTCGAACGCCGCGATGCCGCCGATCGTCCGGCTGATCTCCAACATCCTCTGGGGTGCGCTGGCGCTCGGCGTGGTGATCGACTCGATCCTGATCTCTCGCAAGATCAAGAAGCTGGTCCGCGAGCGCTTCCCGAAGTCCGACCAGCGGCTGGGCTCGCTCTACCTGTACGCGATCATGCGCTCGATCACGTTCCGCCGGATGCGGGCCCCGGCGCCGCAGGTCAACATCGGCGACAAGATCTGA
- a CDS encoding AzlD domain-containing protein, whose amino-acid sequence MLIAVILALAAGTYGFRVAGVLLRDRLDLPEWSRRLLPVGAAALLAALAATAALTEAGGFAGYARPAGVLVGVLLAWRRAPFVLVVVAAAGTTALLRLLGIE is encoded by the coding sequence GTGCTGATCGCCGTGATTCTGGCCCTGGCCGCCGGCACGTACGGCTTCCGGGTCGCCGGGGTGCTGCTGCGGGACCGGCTGGACCTGCCCGAGTGGTCCCGGCGGCTGCTGCCGGTCGGCGCCGCCGCCCTGCTGGCCGCGCTGGCCGCGACCGCCGCGTTGACCGAGGCCGGCGGCTTCGCCGGCTACGCCCGGCCCGCGGGCGTGCTGGTCGGGGTGCTGCTCGCCTGGCGTCGGGCGCCCTTCGTCCTGGTGGTGGTCGCGGCGGCCGGCACCACCGCGCTGCTGCGCCTGCTTGGCATCGAATGA
- a CDS encoding AzlC family ABC transporter permease, with translation MRTADRTTDAGILRDVAAIGAAMIAVGASFGAVAVAAGLPVWATVAMSVCVYAGGAQFMAVGLVAAGNPLAAVLAGLLLNTRHLPFGLTLGDSLGPQRWRRLLGSHLMTDEATAFALARPAGGARRRAFWFAGALLFLAWNAGTLLGVLAGGAVGDPTALGLDAAFPAGLIALLLPSLRDRETRQVALAGAGLAVLATPLLPAGLPVLLALAGLAVPALRRRRPPPAGAGAGGGAAAGTGTAARTGAAARTGAVGSGRERGADDELSRETGSTQVVRAGEASC, from the coding sequence ATGCGTACGGCAGATCGAACGACCGACGCGGGGATACTCCGCGACGTCGCCGCCATCGGCGCCGCGATGATCGCGGTCGGCGCCTCCTTCGGCGCGGTGGCGGTGGCCGCCGGCCTGCCCGTCTGGGCGACCGTCGCCATGTCGGTGTGCGTGTACGCCGGCGGCGCGCAGTTCATGGCGGTGGGGCTGGTCGCCGCCGGCAACCCACTCGCCGCGGTCCTGGCCGGCCTGCTGCTCAACACCCGGCACCTGCCGTTCGGCCTGACGCTGGGCGACAGCCTCGGCCCCCAGCGTTGGCGGCGGCTGCTCGGCAGCCACCTGATGACCGACGAGGCGACCGCCTTCGCGCTGGCCCGACCGGCCGGCGGTGCGCGCCGGCGGGCGTTCTGGTTCGCCGGGGCGCTGCTCTTCCTGGCCTGGAACGCCGGCACCCTGCTCGGCGTGCTCGCCGGGGGCGCGGTCGGTGATCCGACGGCACTGGGGCTGGATGCCGCCTTCCCAGCCGGGCTGATCGCCCTGCTGCTGCCGTCGCTGCGCGACCGGGAGACCCGTCAGGTGGCGCTGGCGGGGGCAGGGCTGGCGGTACTGGCCACCCCGCTGCTGCCGGCCGGGCTGCCGGTGCTGCTCGCCCTCGCCGGCCTGGCCGTGCCGGCGCTACGCCGTCGTCGGCCACCCCCGGCCGGCGCGGGCGCCGGGGGCGGCGCGGCCGCCGGGACCGGCACGGCCGCTCGGACCGGCGCGGCCGCTCGGACCGGCGCGGTCGGTTCGGGCCGGGAGCGGGGTGCGGACGACGAGTTGTCACGGGAAACCGGATCGACGCAGGTCGTCCGGGCGGGGGAGGCGTCGTGCTGA
- a CDS encoding helix-turn-helix domain-containing protein translates to MALEPAPPLATIAAALRRERDRAGISLTELARRAGIAKSTLSQLESGVGNPSVETLWALGVALGVPFSRLVEPPPAAVRVIRAGEGPRVRSEHADFTATLLSAGSAHARRDVYVMELEPGAVRVAEPHTPRSIEHIVVAAGRMRVGPESDLVDLGPGDYATFPGDAPHRYEALAPGTFAVLVMEHP, encoded by the coding sequence ATGGCCCTGGAACCCGCTCCGCCGTTGGCCACCATCGCCGCCGCCCTGCGCCGCGAGCGCGATCGGGCCGGCATCTCGCTGACCGAGCTGGCCCGCCGCGCCGGCATCGCCAAGTCCACCCTGTCCCAACTCGAATCAGGGGTCGGCAACCCGAGCGTCGAGACGCTCTGGGCGCTGGGGGTGGCGCTCGGCGTACCGTTCAGCCGCCTGGTCGAGCCACCCCCGGCCGCGGTCCGGGTCATCCGGGCCGGCGAGGGTCCCCGGGTGCGCTCGGAGCACGCCGACTTCACCGCCACCCTGCTCTCCGCCGGCTCGGCGCACGCCCGGCGCGACGTCTACGTGATGGAACTGGAGCCGGGCGCCGTCCGCGTCGCCGAGCCGCACACCCCGCGCAGCATCGAGCACATCGTGGTGGCCGCCGGCCGGATGCGCGTCGGCCCGGAGTCGGACCTGGTCGACCTCGGTCCGGGCGACTACGCCACCTTCCCCGGCGACGCGCCGCACCGGTACGAGGCGCTCGCGCCCGGCACCTTCGCGGTCCTGGTGATGGAGCATCCGTGA
- a CDS encoding ABC transporter ATP-binding protein codes for MSVIEMRGLRKEFTVRVKAGRLRREKRVVTAVDGVDLRVECGEMLGYIGPNGAGKSTTLKMLTGVLMPSAGEARVCGLRPVAERTRLALRIGVVFGQRSQLWWDLPLRDSFDLLRHVYRVPAADHAARLRRCRSLLDLDEFLDTPVRQLSLGQRMRGELTAALLHGPEVLFLDEPTIGLDVVSKQAVRGFLTELGRAGDTTLVLTTHDLADIERLCHRLVVIDHGRVVHDGSISALHSRYGSRRLVVAELDAALAEPPVLPGAPLERVEADGHRLVFALESAGVAEVVAGLAGLATLRDISIVEPDIEEVVARLYRTPAGDDRPVTHVAP; via the coding sequence ATGAGCGTGATCGAAATGCGGGGGCTGCGCAAGGAGTTCACCGTCCGGGTAAAGGCCGGGCGGCTGCGCCGCGAGAAGCGGGTGGTCACCGCGGTGGACGGGGTCGACCTGCGGGTGGAGTGCGGCGAGATGCTCGGCTACATCGGGCCCAACGGTGCCGGCAAGTCGACCACGCTGAAGATGCTGACCGGGGTGCTGATGCCGTCGGCGGGGGAGGCCCGCGTCTGCGGCCTGCGGCCGGTGGCCGAGCGCACCCGGCTGGCGCTGCGGATCGGGGTGGTCTTCGGCCAGCGCTCGCAGCTCTGGTGGGACCTGCCGCTGCGCGACTCGTTCGACCTGCTGCGCCACGTCTACCGGGTGCCGGCCGCCGACCACGCCGCCCGGCTGCGCCGCTGCCGGTCTCTGCTCGACCTCGACGAGTTCCTGGACACCCCGGTCCGGCAGCTCTCCCTCGGCCAGCGGATGCGCGGCGAGCTGACCGCCGCCCTGCTGCACGGGCCGGAGGTGCTCTTCCTGGACGAGCCCACGATCGGGCTGGACGTGGTGAGCAAGCAGGCCGTCCGGGGCTTCCTGACCGAGCTGGGCCGGGCCGGCGACACCACCCTGGTGCTCACCACCCACGACCTGGCCGACATCGAGCGGCTCTGTCACCGGCTCGTGGTGATCGACCACGGTCGGGTGGTGCACGACGGCTCGATCTCGGCCCTGCACAGCCGGTACGGCTCCCGCCGGCTGGTGGTCGCCGAACTGGACGCCGCGCTCGCGGAACCGCCGGTGCTGCCCGGCGCGCCGCTGGAGCGGGTGGAGGCAGACGGGCACCGGCTGGTCTTTGCGCTGGAGTCGGCGGGCGTCGCCGAGGTGGTCGCCGGGCTGGCCGGCCTGGCGACCCTGCGCGACATCTCGATCGTGGAGCCGGACATCGAGGAGGTGGTGGCCCGGCTCTACCGGACGCCCGCCGGCGACGACCGCCCGGTGACCCACGTCGCCCCGTAG
- a CDS encoding ABC transporter permease: MADRGLVAGPRPGALAAYRALLRGQARSQTTYRTSFIVDLVGNVGATLFDVVTVLVIFGVTRELGGFTLREALVIVGLSSCGFATADLLVGNIERLPRYVRTGLLDAVLVRPLGALPQLLLMDLPLRKVSRAIFGLAVLVVALASAGIHWTPGRLALALVAPLAAVVFFAAVFVATATVSFYWIDSGELANSITYGGRDFTSYPVTVYGGWFRALFAYGMGFAFVSYHPALALLGRADPLGLPAWVGWAAPGVALVAAAVAAVAWRVGVRHYRSTGS; the protein is encoded by the coding sequence GTGGCTGACCGGGGGCTGGTGGCGGGACCGCGTCCGGGCGCGCTGGCCGCGTACCGGGCGTTGCTGCGCGGGCAGGCGCGGTCGCAGACCACGTATCGCACCTCGTTCATCGTGGACCTGGTGGGCAACGTCGGGGCGACCCTGTTCGACGTGGTGACCGTCCTGGTGATCTTCGGGGTCACCCGGGAGCTGGGCGGCTTCACGCTGCGCGAGGCGCTGGTGATCGTCGGCCTCTCCTCCTGCGGGTTCGCCACCGCCGACCTGCTGGTCGGCAACATCGAGCGGCTACCCCGGTACGTCCGGACCGGCCTGCTCGACGCCGTGCTGGTGCGCCCGCTGGGCGCGTTGCCTCAGCTGCTGCTGATGGACCTCCCGCTGCGCAAGGTGTCCCGCGCGATCTTCGGCCTGGCCGTGCTGGTCGTCGCGCTCGCCTCGGCCGGGATCCACTGGACGCCGGGGCGGCTCGCGCTGGCGCTCGTCGCTCCGCTCGCTGCGGTGGTCTTCTTCGCCGCGGTCTTCGTGGCCACCGCCACCGTGTCGTTCTACTGGATCGACTCCGGCGAGCTGGCCAACTCGATCACCTACGGCGGGCGCGACTTCACGTCGTACCCGGTCACGGTCTACGGCGGCTGGTTCCGCGCACTCTTCGCGTACGGGATGGGCTTCGCCTTCGTCAGCTACCACCCGGCGCTGGCGCTGCTCGGCCGGGCCGACCCGCTGGGCCTGCCGGCCTGGGTCGGCTGGGCCGCGCCCGGCGTCGCGCTGGTCGCCGCCGCGGTCGCGGCCGTGGCCTGGCGCGTCGGGGTTCGTCACTACCGGAGTACGGGGTCATGA
- a CDS encoding ABC transporter permease, producing MGSVTATVAPPTDSNVIRSFRTFSAIVVAGFRRYATYRQAAVAGVVTNTVFGFLRCYVFLAVAGAAGTVAGYDRAQLATFVWAGQGLLAVILLWGWTDLADRIRTGEIASDLLRPVHPVTSYLATDLGRAGYASISRLLPPVLVGPLFFDVYLPRRWATLPLFVFSVLVAVVLCFGCRFLVNATAYWLQDVRGAMILWTLGSGVLAGLYFPLRFLPGWLQVALWFGTPFPSLFQTPLDVLVERDPTPMQFGLVGVQLGWAVLILLGCWLVQRRAERRLVVQGG from the coding sequence GTGGGCTCAGTCACCGCCACTGTGGCGCCGCCCACGGACTCAAACGTTATCCGATCGTTCCGGACATTTAGCGCCATAGTCGTCGCCGGTTTCCGACGATACGCGACCTACCGGCAGGCAGCCGTGGCGGGAGTCGTCACCAACACCGTCTTCGGCTTCCTGCGCTGCTACGTCTTCCTCGCCGTGGCCGGGGCGGCCGGCACCGTGGCCGGCTACGACCGGGCCCAGCTCGCCACCTTCGTCTGGGCCGGGCAGGGCCTGCTGGCGGTGATCCTGCTCTGGGGCTGGACCGACCTGGCCGACCGGATCCGCACCGGCGAGATCGCCAGCGACCTGCTCCGACCGGTCCACCCGGTGACCAGCTACCTCGCCACCGACCTGGGCCGCGCCGGGTACGCCTCGATCTCCCGGCTGCTGCCGCCGGTGCTGGTCGGCCCGCTCTTCTTCGACGTGTACCTGCCCCGGCGGTGGGCCACCCTGCCGCTCTTCGTGTTCTCCGTGCTGGTCGCCGTGGTGCTCTGCTTCGGTTGCCGGTTCCTGGTCAACGCCACCGCGTACTGGCTCCAGGACGTCCGGGGCGCGATGATCCTGTGGACGCTCGGCTCCGGGGTGCTCGCCGGGCTCTACTTCCCACTCCGCTTCCTGCCCGGGTGGCTCCAGGTCGCGCTCTGGTTCGGCACGCCCTTCCCGAGTCTGTTCCAGACTCCGCTGGACGTGCTGGTCGAGCGGGACCCGACCCCGATGCAGTTCGGGCTGGTCGGGGTGCAGCTCGGCTGGGCGGTGCTGATCCTCCTCGGCTGCTGGCTGGTGCAGCGCCGGGCGGAACGCCGGCTGGTGGTGCAGGGTGGCTGA